GCGCGATTGTCTGAAAGCCCGCAAAACCCGTTCTTAAAGTAAACATCAGCAGCTTTTTTGACAGCCCTACAGAATAATTATATGAATTCGTACTTATATCCGCTATGTAATCAAAATCCCCTGACAATTCAAAACCCTCATAAACAAGGGATATGCCCGCGCCTAAAGAGGAAGCAATCTCCTCTTCCAGCCCGCTTTCATGCCTTAACCTTGCGTTTATATCCTTATATACGGCCCCCAGCGAAAGCTGTTCCAGAAACCATACATCTTTAAAAACCGTAAGTACACCAATATCCGCGGTTAAAGCGGACGCCTGCCCGCCATAAGACGAAACCAGATATTTTACGTTACAGCCCGCGCCGAAATATTGTAAATCTTCCCTGTACACAGGCACAGACAAGGTAAGCTGATACGTATATTCCCCGGTGTTTTCCCTGTACATTGTACCCGCGGAAGCCGCAACCGAAAGATAAGGCTTTATATAGCCATACAGTACTCCGTATACATCCTGGGCTTTTGTATTTGCAATGTTGCCGTACATTAATGACAATCCCGAAGATTCTGAAATAAAAAGTGCCGCCGGATTATGAAATACGGAATCCGCTCCCGCGGACTTTGCCGTGCACGCGTAACCCGCGCCTGCCGCCACAGCGCCCGGCTGCTGTATTGCCCCTTTTTCAAAAGCCGCAAAAATAAAGGAATATAAAAAACCTGTCATAAAAACAGACAACACTAACCTTTTCATACGCCCCCGCGCCCGGCTTTTATTTTACGCAATAATTCCTCCGCCAAAGTGAAGTCCGGCGAAAGTTCAAGCAGTTCCTGAAGTATCATTAAAGCTTTTGTACCATTATCCGACATATAATAAGCAAGCGCAAGGTTATATTTTATATACGCGTCATCCCGCGAAGGCCCCGCTTTTTCAAGCAGAATAACGGCCTGCTGATATTCTTTCCGCTCAATTAAGGCCTTT
This genomic interval from Candidatus Goldiibacteriota bacterium contains the following:
- a CDS encoding fibronectin type III domain-containing protein, which translates into the protein MKRLVLSVFMTGFLYSFIFAAFEKGAIQQPGAVAAGAGYACTAKSAGADSVFHNPAALFISESSGLSLMYGNIANTKAQDVYGVLYGYIKPYLSVAASAGTMYRENTGEYTYQLTLSVPVYREDLQYFGAGCNVKYLVSSYGGQASALTADIGVLTVFKDVWFLEQLSLGAVYKDINARLRHESGLEEEIASSLGAGISLVYEGFELSGDFDYIADISTNSYNYSVGLSKKLLMFTLRTGFAGFQTIAPAFTAGAGIILGDFTVDYAFAGHASSLGATHRIEASYLFDRVQAGYIPAPVKSAIYSGDSKALVKWSSVSGLITRYRLYITPENQQTITRETEGRSDIDFLITGLENGVKYTVQIAAFSGDKESEKSDVLAVKPAVMNDNAKTFYKKAELLYIDGKYKAAIDTLRQAGTSALLTAEYVIFMEKLEKLRKIK